Proteins found in one Candidatus Amarolinea dominans genomic segment:
- a CDS encoding N-acetyltransferase, protein MELINLRVSAATTDSEKMQFIRFPWRVYKGDPYWVPPLIGDRKAMFDPKKNPSLEHMEVALFLASAFIKRVDTTLTPDMPLASLQSEVVGTIAAIINHRHNEFHNEQVGFFGFFECLNDPQVATALLDTACEWVAGRGMTAIRGPMNLSTNDECGLLVDGFDSSPMVMMTYNPPFYPVLVEQAGFHKAMDLFAYFMDFGEARDLGQLPTKLTRVAEKVRKRGEIRLRPIDMKDFDREVGRFKEVYNQAWEKNWGFVPMTEAEMDHLAQQLKQAIDPVLIWIAEVAQGPEAGRVIGVGLTVPDANVVLKHMNGRVNPLTILKALYYQRRIKAARVIALGVVEEWRGRGVDALLYYETARAALAKGYQRGEGSWILESNVMMNRALQMLGGRVYKTYRVYEKALV, encoded by the coding sequence ATGGAACTAATCAATCTGCGGGTGAGCGCAGCGACGACGGACAGCGAGAAGATGCAATTCATCAGGTTCCCCTGGCGCGTTTACAAGGGTGACCCCTATTGGGTGCCGCCCTTGATCGGTGATCGCAAGGCGATGTTCGACCCCAAGAAGAACCCATCTCTCGAACACATGGAGGTGGCGCTTTTTCTGGCCTCCGCGTTCATCAAGCGCGTCGATACGACTCTCACACCTGACATGCCGCTGGCATCCCTGCAAAGCGAAGTGGTCGGCACGATCGCGGCGATCATCAACCACCGCCACAACGAGTTTCATAACGAGCAGGTCGGCTTTTTCGGCTTTTTCGAATGCCTCAACGATCCCCAGGTGGCCACGGCGCTGTTGGACACAGCGTGTGAGTGGGTGGCCGGTCGCGGCATGACCGCCATTCGCGGGCCGATGAACCTCTCCACGAACGATGAATGTGGGCTATTGGTAGATGGTTTCGATTCGTCACCCATGGTCATGATGACCTACAACCCGCCGTTCTATCCGGTGTTGGTCGAGCAGGCCGGTTTTCACAAGGCGATGGACCTGTTCGCCTATTTCATGGATTTTGGCGAAGCGCGTGACCTGGGCCAGTTGCCCACCAAGCTGACGCGTGTGGCGGAAAAAGTGCGCAAGCGCGGCGAAATCCGTTTGCGGCCGATTGATATGAAGGATTTCGATCGTGAGGTGGGACGTTTCAAGGAGGTCTATAATCAGGCCTGGGAGAAAAATTGGGGCTTTGTGCCGATGACCGAGGCCGAGATGGACCACCTGGCGCAACAACTCAAGCAGGCCATAGATCCTGTCCTGATCTGGATTGCCGAGGTGGCGCAGGGGCCGGAGGCCGGACGCGTCATTGGCGTGGGCCTGACGGTGCCCGATGCCAACGTCGTACTCAAGCACATGAACGGCCGAGTCAACCCGCTGACGATTCTCAAGGCGCTGTACTACCAGCGTCGCATCAAAGCAGCGCGCGTGATCGCCCTGGGCGTCGTCGAAGAGTGGCGCGGGCGCGGGGTGGATGCCTTGCTCTATTACGAAACCGCGCGTGCCGCCCTGGCCAAGGGCTATCAGCGTGGCGAAGGCTCCTGGATTTTGGAGAGCAATGTCATGATGAATCGCGCCTTGCAGATGCTCGGTGGCCGTGTGTATAAGACCTACCGGGTCTACGAAAAGGCCCTGGTATAA
- a CDS encoding GNAT family N-acetyltransferase, which produces MTPSVFHLEPFQADMLRPAGDLLALRQQFLRATRPELPARFEDPVQAALAVTEAWQRPHAAGVAAFDHDRLVGYLIGDMVFDQIWGRAGWVRLAGCALAPGQAPELIGDLYQMLGAQWVAYGCFHHVALMPAATPDLIGAWFDLSFGIQQVHALASLVSLTLPTVTRPPTLEIRQAGPADRAAVAGMYRVIRDHLTAAPVWGIALPEDEEEIRGGWAGMVDDAGMTVWLALEHEQALSMAAYERLDPAEVNLLAPERCTELVVAATVAAARGRGIGSALTHHGLTHAQQAGFTTCLTDWRSTNLLAARFWPRWGFRPVAYRLARQIDPRIAWANASRPTG; this is translated from the coding sequence ATGACGCCATCTGTGTTTCACCTGGAGCCATTTCAGGCCGACATGCTCAGGCCGGCCGGCGATCTCCTGGCGCTGCGTCAGCAGTTCCTGCGCGCGACGCGGCCTGAACTGCCCGCCCGTTTCGAGGATCCGGTGCAGGCAGCCCTGGCCGTCACCGAAGCCTGGCAACGCCCCCACGCCGCGGGCGTGGCTGCGTTCGACCACGACCGCCTGGTTGGCTATCTGATCGGCGACATGGTTTTCGATCAGATCTGGGGGCGCGCCGGTTGGGTGCGCCTGGCCGGTTGCGCCCTGGCGCCAGGCCAAGCGCCCGAACTGATCGGTGACCTCTATCAGATGCTCGGCGCCCAATGGGTGGCCTATGGCTGCTTCCACCATGTTGCGCTCATGCCGGCTGCGACTCCGGACCTGATTGGCGCCTGGTTCGATCTCAGCTTTGGCATCCAGCAGGTACACGCGCTGGCGTCGCTCGTCAGCCTGACTCTCCCAACCGTTACGCGCCCGCCAACGTTGGAGATTCGCCAGGCCGGGCCGGCCGACCGCGCCGCGGTGGCTGGGATGTATCGGGTCATTCGCGATCACCTAACGGCCGCGCCCGTGTGGGGCATTGCCCTGCCAGAGGACGAAGAAGAGATACGCGGCGGTTGGGCCGGCATGGTGGACGATGCCGGGATGACCGTTTGGCTGGCCCTGGAGCATGAACAGGCGCTGAGCATGGCCGCGTACGAACGTCTCGATCCGGCAGAGGTCAATTTGTTGGCGCCCGAAAGGTGTACCGAGTTAGTCGTGGCCGCCACCGTGGCCGCGGCCCGCGGGCGCGGCATCGGCAGCGCGCTCACCCATCACGGCCTGACGCACGCGCAGCAAGCCGGCTTCACCACCTGCCTCACCGACTGGCGCAGCACCAATCTCCTGGCCGCCCGTTTCTGGCCGCGCTGGGGATTCCGCCCCGTGGCCTACCGCCTGGCACGCCAAATTGACCCGCGCATCGCCTGGGCCAACGCCTCACGGCCAACCGGGTGA
- a CDS encoding sensor histidine kinase, with protein MPGILWQTDDDGKALLTDVARACGAGRAQLWCEDDLLADITLDGAAVTWREAPIMVENEPWGRLCLAFAATVEPATLDVTTNAVTRLAARVIALERTVQQQRQQWEQARAASFDMLTINEEEFGRIILDIHDGPVQNMFAALSQVNLLQSQLAQHGSGLTLEDHMELQKRLPRVSGLLESSLTEIRNFIGTFRPPEFARRRLPAVVEGLIIQHEELTGSTVDLEVEDSLPMVPLPIKIAVYRILQEALFNAHKHAGVSRHFVRLSMDNGSLCLTVTDLGAGFDAQAALAAEAEEKAGHHIGLRGMRDRVKMAGGTFTIHSFPGQGTRIQVRIPLYEH; from the coding sequence GTGCCTGGCATATTATGGCAAACGGATGACGATGGGAAGGCGCTGCTGACCGATGTGGCACGCGCCTGCGGCGCCGGCCGGGCGCAGCTTTGGTGCGAGGACGACTTGCTGGCGGACATCACTCTCGATGGCGCCGCAGTGACCTGGCGCGAGGCGCCCATCATGGTCGAGAATGAACCGTGGGGACGTTTGTGCCTGGCCTTCGCGGCGACCGTCGAGCCTGCGACCCTCGATGTGACCACGAATGCGGTCACGCGCCTGGCGGCACGGGTCATCGCGCTGGAGCGGACGGTGCAGCAGCAAAGGCAGCAGTGGGAACAGGCGCGCGCCGCCTCCTTCGACATGCTAACCATCAACGAAGAGGAGTTCGGCCGCATCATCCTGGACATCCACGATGGCCCGGTGCAAAACATGTTCGCGGCCCTCTCCCAGGTCAACCTGCTGCAAAGTCAACTGGCGCAACATGGCAGCGGCCTGACACTGGAAGACCACATGGAGCTGCAGAAGCGCCTGCCGCGGGTGTCGGGGCTGTTGGAAAGCTCATTGACGGAGATTCGTAACTTCATCGGCACCTTCCGTCCGCCTGAGTTTGCCCGCCGGCGTCTGCCGGCCGTCGTAGAAGGGCTGATTATCCAGCACGAGGAGTTGACCGGTAGCACGGTTGACCTGGAGGTTGAGGATTCGCTGCCGATGGTGCCGCTGCCAATCAAGATTGCGGTCTATCGGATTTTGCAGGAAGCCCTCTTCAACGCGCACAAGCACGCGGGCGTCAGCCGTCATTTCGTGCGCCTGAGTATGGACAACGGCAGCCTGTGCCTGACAGTGACCGACCTGGGGGCCGGCTTCGATGCGCAGGCCGCGCTCGCCGCCGAGGCAGAGGAAAAGGCCGGCCACCACATCGGCCTGCGTGGCATGCGCGATCGGGTCAAGATGGCGGGCGGCACATTCACCATTCACAGCTTCCCGGGTCAAGGCACGCGCATTCAGGTAAGGATTCCGCTCTATGAACACTAA
- a CDS encoding GNAT family N-acetyltransferase — translation MHIRAANLADLSRCFHISGVFETDHVWQVDQRVEEDVITVTLRLVRLPRPLKASYPPWGEGLLDQWERGDCVLVAEDEHEILGYTVMSLQPDRELGWVDHLVVAAPARRHGVGTTLLRAAHEWGVQRGVRRIMLAVQSKNHPAVCFCRKHGLAFCGFNERYFANLDIALFFGGFLR, via the coding sequence GTGCATATTCGTGCGGCCAATCTGGCCGATCTTTCCCGCTGTTTTCACATCAGCGGCGTGTTCGAAACCGATCACGTCTGGCAAGTGGATCAACGCGTCGAGGAAGACGTCATCACGGTCACGCTGCGCCTGGTCCGCTTGCCGCGTCCGCTCAAGGCCTCTTATCCCCCGTGGGGTGAGGGTTTGCTCGACCAATGGGAACGCGGGGATTGCGTGCTGGTGGCCGAAGACGAGCATGAAATCCTGGGCTACACGGTGATGAGCCTGCAGCCTGATCGCGAACTGGGCTGGGTGGATCACCTGGTCGTGGCAGCGCCCGCGCGGCGTCACGGTGTTGGCACTACCTTGCTGCGCGCCGCGCACGAATGGGGCGTGCAACGCGGGGTACGGCGGATCATGCTGGCGGTGCAGAGCAAGAACCACCCGGCGGTCTGTTTTTGTCGTAAACATGGCCTGGCCTTCTGTGGATTCAACGAACGTTATTTCGCAAACCTGGATATAGCTTTGTTTTTTGGCGGATTTCTGAGATAG
- a CDS encoding response regulator transcription factor, producing the protein MNTNSNLTPDENAKLLPIRVVLADDHELVLKGLRGILKQEPDMDVVGSAMNGRDLLAEVRARRPDVAVIDIQLPDMTGLECLAQIRRENLPTKVLILTAFSDGESFQSALELEADGIALKTEPPAQTVAAIRQVFHGQLVFPRAARRWLVSHAQPKAEPNPQVLSEREEEVLALVSQGMTNAQIADRLVLSENTVKFHLQNIYQKLGVSNRTEAAAIYFQRQRSEIK; encoded by the coding sequence ATGAACACTAACAGCAACCTGACTCCTGACGAAAACGCAAAACTGCTGCCGATTCGCGTGGTCCTGGCAGACGACCATGAACTGGTGTTGAAGGGGCTGCGCGGCATCCTCAAACAGGAACCCGATATGGATGTGGTCGGCTCTGCCATGAATGGCCGTGATCTGCTCGCAGAGGTGCGTGCGCGGCGGCCTGATGTGGCGGTGATTGACATTCAACTGCCCGACATGACCGGGCTGGAGTGCCTGGCCCAGATTCGCCGCGAAAACCTGCCGACGAAGGTCCTGATTTTGACCGCGTTCAGCGACGGTGAATCGTTTCAGAGCGCCCTGGAACTGGAGGCCGATGGCATCGCTCTGAAGACTGAACCCCCCGCACAGACCGTGGCTGCGATCCGCCAGGTGTTCCACGGCCAGTTGGTGTTCCCGCGCGCAGCCCGCCGCTGGTTGGTCAGCCACGCTCAGCCCAAGGCGGAGCCTAACCCGCAGGTGCTTTCAGAGCGTGAGGAAGAGGTGTTGGCGTTGGTGTCACAAGGCATGACCAACGCGCAGATTGCTGATCGCCTGGTGTTGAGCGAAAACACGGTCAAGTTCCATCTGCAGAACATTTATCAGAAACTTGGCGTCAGCAATCGGACCGAAGCCGCTGCGATCTACTTTCAGCGACAGCGTAGCGAAATCAAGTAG
- a CDS encoding S1 RNA-binding domain-containing protein, translated as MAEEEYDEKPPLAPLLQEAQPVYDATPAPPEEPDSLAELPPEEHDWRLAEQGMAQNQTYELMVTAYNRGGLLVKLNSLTGFVPSSHLIGLTFVNDNRRLSLGVRVGKPICIRIIELDRGRNRLILSERVTQEEQNPPDVLSQLQPNARCNGTVSNLCHFGAFVDLGGGVEGLIHISELSWGRVGHPAEVLQLGQHIAVFVMDVDKEQRRVGLSLKRLTPDPWTSVQERYQIGQQVQGMVTNVVSFGAFVRLEEGLEGLIHISELAEGSFLHPRNVVQENTTVTARVLSIDPHNRRLALSLRRPQART; from the coding sequence TTGGCCGAAGAGGAGTACGACGAGAAACCGCCTCTGGCGCCCCTGCTGCAGGAGGCACAACCCGTTTACGATGCGACTCCTGCGCCCCCGGAGGAGCCAGATTCACTGGCGGAGCTGCCGCCTGAGGAGCACGATTGGCGCCTGGCCGAGCAGGGCATGGCACAAAATCAGACCTACGAACTCATGGTAACGGCCTACAACCGCGGTGGCTTGCTCGTCAAACTCAATTCGCTCACCGGCTTCGTGCCATCTTCCCATCTGATTGGCCTGACTTTTGTCAACGACAACCGCCGGCTTTCGCTGGGCGTGCGCGTGGGGAAGCCCATTTGCATCCGCATCATCGAGTTGGATCGGGGACGCAATCGGTTGATTCTGTCCGAACGCGTCACCCAAGAGGAACAGAACCCCCCTGACGTGTTGAGCCAACTGCAGCCCAACGCCCGGTGCAACGGCACGGTCAGCAACCTGTGTCATTTTGGCGCCTTTGTGGACCTGGGCGGAGGCGTCGAAGGCTTGATTCACATCTCCGAGCTTTCCTGGGGGCGGGTAGGGCATCCGGCTGAAGTGTTGCAACTGGGGCAGCACATTGCCGTTTTTGTGATGGATGTGGACAAGGAGCAGCGCCGGGTGGGGCTGAGCCTCAAGCGCCTGACCCCTGATCCGTGGACCAGCGTGCAGGAGCGCTATCAGATCGGCCAACAGGTGCAGGGCATGGTGACCAACGTGGTCAGCTTTGGCGCCTTCGTGCGCCTGGAAGAGGGGCTGGAGGGCTTGATTCACATCTCTGAGTTGGCCGAAGGTAGTTTTTTGCATCCACGCAACGTGGTACAGGAGAACACCACCGTGACCGCACGTGTGCTCAGCATTGATCCGCACAACCGCCGGCTGGCGCTCAGTCTGCGCCGGCCGCAGGCTCGCACGTGA
- a CDS encoding DNA translocase FtsK, translating into MSNETVGLAILAAGALALLSVMQATSGAAPLLRQVLGWGALPLSLAVALAGLLLIVRRFVTVTWHWPLVVGVELLLVALLALTHLWWGGDDPLRHAQAGRGGGYLGWALSSLLHDIVGDGVSALLLIVLAAAGGYLILRPIWQSLLYHLLRSLDWLRGEAPRLDPTAAVSPSSAPFTPTWEQNPLPVPPVTRPAAVKAPAPRAQIQPEARPPAPPAAAEGSAKAGAAPRSSVPAPSAPTGATPPARTSRKPGPALQPVPATVTVSAAGVHPSQLPPLTLLASETSQRFGEATVREMANTIERTLAAFNVPAKVVSVSRGPTVTQFGVEPGFIERNGERYKVRVSKIERLSDDLALALAASSIRIEAPVPGRPYVGIEVPNPRSTLVTLRGVLESPEFQKVGSTLAVALGKDVSGAAVAADLTRMPHLLIAGATGSGKSVCINAIITSLLVNNTPNTVRFLMVDPKRVELPIYNGIPHLLAPVVTDVEDAVAMLTWATVQMDDRYRKFAEAGARNLASYNEKAAKRSDLTPLPTIVIIIDELADLMMSAPDDVERHICRLAQMARATGIHLVLATQRPSVDVVTGLIKANFPARIAFAVTSQIDSRVILDTPGAEKLLGRGDMLLMTADSAKLRRVQGCYLSEREIERIVAFWHRQAPPGDHAAPRPWAGLMAQQEDDNELHDALAAVQGRKRVSASLLQRQLHIGYPRAARLIELLEAKGYVGPDEGGGRSRLVLLGGESEEGDTENQAEA; encoded by the coding sequence ATGTCAAACGAGACGGTGGGCCTGGCTATTCTGGCCGCGGGCGCGCTGGCGCTGTTGAGTGTGATGCAGGCAACCTCCGGCGCGGCCCCTCTGCTGCGCCAGGTGCTGGGCTGGGGCGCGCTGCCGCTGAGCTTGGCTGTCGCGCTGGCTGGTCTGCTGCTCATCGTGCGCCGCTTCGTCACCGTCACCTGGCATTGGCCCCTCGTCGTGGGGGTCGAGCTGCTGCTGGTGGCCCTGCTGGCCTTGACCCATCTGTGGTGGGGCGGTGATGATCCACTGCGCCATGCGCAGGCCGGTCGCGGGGGCGGTTACCTGGGCTGGGCGCTGAGCAGTCTGCTGCATGACATCGTCGGCGATGGCGTCAGCGCCCTGTTGCTCATCGTCCTGGCCGCGGCGGGTGGCTATCTGATCCTGCGACCCATCTGGCAATCCTTGCTCTACCATTTGCTGCGCAGCCTGGATTGGCTGCGCGGTGAAGCGCCGCGCCTCGACCCCACGGCCGCCGTGTCGCCATCCTCTGCGCCTTTCACGCCAACCTGGGAGCAGAACCCGTTGCCTGTGCCGCCTGTCACCAGGCCGGCCGCGGTCAAAGCGCCCGCGCCCCGTGCGCAGATTCAGCCGGAAGCCCGCCCGCCCGCGCCGCCGGCCGCGGCAGAGGGGTCGGCCAAAGCCGGCGCGGCCCCGCGTTCAAGTGTACCTGCGCCGTCCGCGCCAACTGGGGCGACTCCCCCGGCCCGTACTTCCCGCAAACCAGGCCCCGCGCTCCAGCCTGTGCCCGCAACGGTCACGGTCAGCGCCGCCGGCGTTCATCCCTCCCAGTTGCCGCCGCTGACCCTGCTGGCCTCGGAGACCTCGCAGCGTTTCGGCGAGGCGACGGTGCGCGAGATGGCGAACACCATCGAGCGCACCCTGGCCGCGTTCAATGTGCCGGCCAAAGTAGTTAGCGTCAGTCGCGGCCCCACCGTCACCCAGTTCGGCGTCGAACCGGGGTTCATCGAGCGCAATGGTGAGCGTTACAAAGTGCGTGTCAGTAAGATCGAGCGCCTGAGCGACGACCTGGCCCTGGCGCTGGCCGCGTCTTCCATTCGCATCGAGGCGCCGGTGCCAGGACGGCCCTATGTGGGCATCGAAGTGCCCAATCCTCGCAGCACGCTGGTCACGCTGCGGGGCGTGTTGGAAAGCCCTGAATTTCAGAAGGTAGGCAGCACCCTGGCCGTGGCCCTGGGCAAGGATGTCAGCGGCGCCGCGGTGGCGGCCGATCTGACCCGGATGCCACACCTGCTGATTGCCGGCGCCACCGGCTCCGGTAAGTCGGTTTGCATCAACGCCATCATCACCAGCCTGCTGGTCAACAACACACCGAACACGGTCCGCTTTCTGATGGTAGACCCCAAGAGGGTGGAACTGCCGATCTACAACGGTATTCCGCACCTGTTAGCGCCGGTTGTCACCGACGTGGAGGATGCCGTCGCCATGCTGACGTGGGCCACGGTGCAGATGGATGATCGCTACCGCAAGTTTGCCGAGGCGGGCGCGCGCAACCTGGCGAGCTACAACGAAAAAGCGGCCAAGCGCTCAGACCTGACGCCGCTGCCCACCATCGTCATCATCATTGACGAACTGGCAGACCTGATGATGAGTGCGCCCGACGACGTGGAGCGCCACATCTGCCGCCTGGCGCAAATGGCACGCGCAACCGGCATCCACCTGGTGCTGGCCACCCAGCGGCCGAGCGTGGATGTGGTCACCGGTTTGATCAAGGCCAATTTTCCCGCACGTATCGCCTTTGCCGTCACCTCGCAGATTGACTCGCGCGTGATCCTGGATACCCCCGGCGCCGAAAAGCTGCTGGGCCGTGGCGACATGCTGCTGATGACGGCCGACAGCGCCAAACTGCGCCGCGTGCAGGGCTGTTACCTCAGCGAGCGCGAGATCGAGCGCATCGTGGCCTTCTGGCACAGGCAGGCGCCGCCCGGCGATCATGCCGCGCCGCGACCCTGGGCCGGCCTGATGGCACAGCAGGAGGATGACAACGAACTGCACGACGCACTCGCGGCCGTGCAGGGTCGTAAGCGCGTCTCCGCCTCGCTGCTGCAGCGCCAACTGCACATCGGCTACCCCCGCGCCGCCCGCCTGATCGAACTGCTCGAAGCCAAAGGCTACGTGGGGCCGGATGAGGGCGGCGGACGCTCGCGCCTGGTGCTGCTGGGCGGGGAATCTGAAGAAGGGGACACGGAGAATCAAGCGGAGGCATGA
- a CDS encoding acyl-CoA dehydrogenase, protein MILLNPKHLDRYYPDERSRAIMQKTVAFFEQKGKQKLKADDYDHVWYADLLDFVKREGIFATLLTPAGYGDADARWDTWRNCEFNEILGFYGLPYWYTWQVTILGLGPIWMSQNEDAKRRAAQALREGAIFGFGLSEKEHGADIYASDMLLAPQPDGTYLARGDKYYIGNANHAAMISTFGKFSHNQDYVFFAVDAQHPRFQLMQNVVASQSYVGEYLLDDYPITAADILSSGQDAWDASLNTVNVGKYNLGWASIGICTHAFYEAINHAANRFLYGRAVTDFGHVQQMFTDAYARLVAMKLFALRAADYLRSASVSDRRYLLYNPMVKMKVTTQGEEVVNLLWDVIAAKGFERSTYFEMAARDIRALPKLEGTVHVNIALIIKFMPNYFFNPASYPDVPRRDDAAHDDFLFHQGPARGLGKIRFHDYNLVFNRFDLPNVNVFKEQVAVFKEFLARATPSDAQALDTDFLLALGELFAQVVYAQLILENAEIYPMHADLVEQIFDFMVRDVSRYALQLYSKASSTARQMEMALRMVRKPVFDEARYRRVWAEVVGYNGAYEMQP, encoded by the coding sequence ATGATTCTTCTCAACCCCAAGCACCTTGATCGTTATTACCCCGACGAGCGTTCGCGCGCGATCATGCAGAAAACGGTGGCCTTCTTCGAGCAGAAGGGCAAGCAAAAGCTCAAGGCCGATGACTATGACCACGTTTGGTACGCCGACCTGCTCGATTTTGTCAAGCGTGAAGGCATTTTTGCCACCCTGCTCACCCCGGCCGGCTATGGCGACGCCGACGCACGCTGGGACACCTGGCGCAACTGTGAGTTCAACGAAATCCTCGGTTTCTACGGCCTGCCCTACTGGTACACCTGGCAGGTGACAATTCTGGGGCTTGGCCCCATCTGGATGAGCCAGAACGAGGACGCCAAGCGCCGCGCCGCACAGGCGCTGCGCGAAGGCGCCATCTTCGGCTTTGGCCTGTCTGAAAAGGAGCATGGCGCGGACATCTACGCCAGCGACATGCTGCTGGCGCCACAGCCGGATGGCACGTACCTGGCGCGCGGCGACAAGTATTACATTGGCAACGCCAACCACGCGGCCATGATCTCGACCTTTGGCAAGTTCAGCCACAACCAGGACTACGTCTTCTTCGCCGTGGATGCGCAGCATCCGCGTTTCCAGCTCATGCAGAACGTCGTCGCCAGCCAGTCCTACGTCGGCGAATACCTGTTGGATGACTACCCCATCACCGCCGCGGATATTCTCTCCAGCGGGCAGGACGCCTGGGACGCCTCACTCAACACCGTCAACGTGGGCAAGTACAACCTGGGCTGGGCTTCGATTGGCATCTGCACGCACGCCTTCTACGAGGCCATCAACCATGCGGCCAACCGTTTCCTCTACGGCCGCGCGGTAACCGACTTCGGGCACGTGCAGCAGATGTTCACCGACGCCTACGCACGGCTGGTCGCCATGAAACTGTTTGCCCTGCGTGCGGCCGACTATCTCCGCTCCGCCTCCGTCAGCGACCGGCGCTACCTCCTGTACAACCCGATGGTCAAGATGAAGGTGACGACGCAGGGCGAGGAGGTGGTCAACCTGCTGTGGGATGTGATCGCGGCCAAAGGGTTCGAACGCAGCACCTATTTCGAGATGGCCGCGCGTGACATTCGCGCCCTGCCCAAGCTGGAAGGAACGGTGCATGTCAATATCGCGCTCATCATCAAGTTCATGCCGAACTACTTCTTCAACCCCGCGTCTTACCCCGACGTACCGCGGCGTGATGACGCCGCGCACGACGATTTCCTCTTCCATCAAGGCCCGGCGCGTGGGCTGGGCAAGATTCGTTTCCACGACTACAACCTGGTCTTCAACCGCTTTGACCTGCCCAACGTCAACGTTTTCAAGGAGCAGGTGGCCGTCTTCAAGGAGTTCTTGGCCCGCGCCACGCCCAGCGATGCGCAGGCGCTCGACACCGATTTCCTGCTGGCCCTGGGCGAGTTGTTCGCCCAGGTGGTCTACGCGCAGTTGATTCTGGAGAACGCCGAGATCTATCCTATGCACGCCGACCTGGTGGAGCAGATCTTCGACTTCATGGTGCGCGATGTCAGCCGCTATGCCTTGCAGCTCTACAGCAAAGCGAGCAGCACCGCGCGGCAGATGGAAATGGCTCTGCGCATGGTGCGCAAGCCCGTCTTTGATGAGGCGCGCTATCGCCGCGTCTGGGCCGAGGTGGTCGGGTACAACGGCGCATACGAGATGCAGCCGTAG
- a CDS encoding choice-of-anchor J domain-containing protein, with the protein MLNRASRVWAILLVLALCLSVLALGASAAGGPKSDAGTGAQLPQRTEAAPQAPLADFSEGFEDITLLPGLGWASQNNSSPLGSTGWFQGNDTVFPAQAGSTTSYLGANYNNTSGTGTISNWMMTPAVTLSAGDTFRFWTSTAAGSIWPDRLELRMSLNGASTNVGATATSVGDFTTVLAEVNPTLAAGGYPEVWTEYVVTLTAAQVPAPTLGRFAFRYFVTDGGPSGANSNYIGIDTVSYTAAAPTAVTLSTLDAQANTTLLPLAALALLVTGAALVLRRRIA; encoded by the coding sequence ATGCTAAATCGTGCAAGTCGTGTATGGGCGATTTTACTCGTCCTTGCGCTCTGTCTGAGCGTGCTGGCCCTGGGCGCTTCGGCCGCCGGCGGCCCCAAGTCCGATGCCGGTACCGGCGCCCAATTGCCGCAGCGCACCGAGGCCGCCCCGCAGGCGCCCCTGGCTGACTTCAGTGAAGGCTTCGAGGATATCACCCTGCTCCCGGGCCTGGGCTGGGCAAGCCAGAACAACAGCAGCCCCCTGGGTTCCACCGGTTGGTTCCAGGGCAATGACACCGTCTTTCCGGCCCAGGCGGGCAGCACCACCTCCTACCTCGGCGCCAACTACAACAACACCAGCGGCACGGGCACCATCAGCAACTGGATGATGACTCCGGCCGTCACCCTGTCGGCGGGCGACACCTTCCGCTTCTGGACCAGCACCGCCGCCGGCAGCATCTGGCCTGATCGGCTGGAACTGCGCATGAGCCTCAACGGCGCCAGCACCAATGTCGGCGCCACTGCCACCAGTGTGGGCGACTTTACCACCGTCCTCGCGGAGGTCAACCCGACCCTGGCAGCCGGCGGTTATCCTGAAGTGTGGACCGAATACGTGGTTACGCTGACTGCCGCGCAGGTGCCTGCGCCGACCCTGGGCCGCTTCGCGTTCCGCTACTTCGTCACCGACGGCGGCCCGAGCGGCGCCAACTCCAACTACATCGGTATTGACACCGTCTCCTACACGGCCGCGGCACCCACCGCCGTGACCCTGTCCACCCTGGATGCTCAAGCCAACACCACGCTGCTGCCGCTCGCCGCGCTGGCGCTGCTGGTTACCGGGGCCGCCCTGGTTCTGCGCCGCCGCATCGCCTGA